One region of Ferrovum sp. JA12 genomic DNA includes:
- a CDS encoding DUF4390 domain-containing protein: MRYVKKIKFFIVLLLSCISLNTLSEGINIDSSTVSIDYQKGLINARYSVQLNPTLEQALNRGIPLFFNLSCGIIQTRWYWFNKKIYSSEQERKLTFNPLTRSYRFYLGSVYVTYNSLSEALLAVGQVSNWVLGEGNLLKKGEAYQATLQLKLDVSQLPKPFQIDAIANTDWTLSSTPYQWIIKP, translated from the coding sequence ATGCGGTATGTCAAAAAAATTAAGTTTTTTATTGTCTTGCTATTAAGTTGTATTTCTTTAAATACTCTCTCTGAGGGCATTAATATTGATTCTTCAACGGTTTCAATAGACTATCAAAAGGGGTTAATTAACGCTCGGTATAGTGTGCAGCTCAATCCTACTTTAGAGCAAGCCTTAAACCGAGGTATTCCACTATTCTTCAATTTAAGTTGTGGCATTATTCAAACCAGGTGGTATTGGTTTAACAAAAAAATTTATTCCTCAGAACAAGAAAGAAAATTAACTTTTAATCCATTAACACGTTCTTATCGTTTTTATCTAGGTTCTGTATATGTAACATACAACTCCTTGTCAGAGGCTTTACTGGCAGTGGGTCAGGTTAGTAACTGGGTATTGGGTGAAGGCAATTTACTAAAAAAAGGCGAAGCTTATCAAGCAACACTCCAGTTGAAATTAGATGTCTCTCAACTCCCCAAACCCTTTCAAATAGATGCTATAGCCAATACTGATTGGACCTTATCCTCAACCCCTTACCAATGGATAATTAAACCGTGA
- a CDS encoding sigma-54-dependent transcriptional regulator: MMANHILVVDDEIGIRELLSEILSDEGYEITLAANAWEARQIRQNIRPDLVLLDIWMPEMDGITLLREWVSLGQLNMPVVMMSGHATVDTAVEATRIGAVDFLEKPITLPKLLATVEKALRKGETQYRPDLSILQLGKGTVVSELKRRLDQVSNRLAPLLLVGEVGCGTELAARYLHQPNTPWYAPETNEWLADNPFEPLSECQGGIIFIQEIKTLSKPEQRGLSQLLGKLEKHHVRLICASSMAVGALISENIIEAELITRISQLTLSIPPLRDHAEDIPEIATAILGRLIEVGEIPNKVFTSSALNSLRQLQWPGNLPALTNAIRTLALTTTNTEVVAEDVLKISSDFDQQQKNHFNMIGFDMPLRDARDLFEKAYFEYHIQNESGNMSRVAEKVGLERTHLYRKLKQLGVKLASQRGEE, translated from the coding sequence GTGATGGCGAATCATATATTGGTTGTTGACGATGAAATAGGTATCCGAGAGTTATTATCTGAAATTTTATCCGATGAGGGTTATGAAATCACCTTGGCTGCAAATGCTTGGGAAGCACGACAAATTCGACAGAATATACGTCCAGATTTGGTCTTGCTTGATATATGGATGCCTGAAATGGACGGAATTACTCTCCTTCGTGAGTGGGTCAGTTTGGGTCAATTAAACATGCCAGTAGTTATGATGTCCGGTCATGCAACCGTCGATACCGCAGTGGAAGCCACACGGATTGGTGCCGTAGATTTTTTAGAAAAACCCATTACTCTGCCAAAGTTACTGGCTACCGTTGAAAAAGCATTACGTAAAGGGGAGACACAATATCGTCCCGATTTGTCTATTCTACAATTAGGCAAAGGCACAGTAGTTAGTGAGTTAAAAAGACGCTTGGATCAGGTTTCTAATCGCTTAGCTCCTCTATTGCTGGTGGGTGAAGTGGGCTGCGGAACTGAGCTTGCAGCTCGCTATCTTCATCAACCTAATACGCCCTGGTATGCCCCGGAGACTAACGAGTGGTTAGCAGATAATCCCTTTGAGCCTTTAAGTGAATGTCAGGGCGGGATTATCTTTATTCAAGAGATTAAAACGCTTAGCAAACCAGAGCAGCGTGGTTTGTCTCAGTTACTAGGAAAATTAGAAAAGCATCATGTGCGGTTAATTTGCGCGTCAAGTATGGCCGTGGGAGCGCTCATTAGTGAAAACATCATCGAAGCTGAGCTGATCACCCGTATATCTCAGTTAACTCTCTCTATTCCTCCTTTGCGCGACCATGCGGAAGATATTCCGGAGATCGCAACCGCAATATTGGGCAGATTGATAGAGGTAGGTGAAATTCCAAATAAGGTCTTTACCTCATCAGCCTTGAATAGTTTAAGACAATTACAATGGCCGGGTAATTTACCTGCACTCACTAACGCTATTCGCACCCTCGCTCTGACAACTACTAATACGGAGGTCGTTGCTGAAGATGTCCTGAAAATCTCCTCAGATTTTGATCAGCAACAAAAAAATCATTTTAATATGATTGGTTTTGATATGCCCTTGAGAGACGCACGGGATTTATTTGAAAAGGCCTATTTTGAGTATCATATCCAAAATGAGTCAGGCAATATGTCACGGGTGGCGGAAAAAGTGGGATTAGAGCGAACTCATCTGTATCGAAAACTAAAACAGTTAGGCGTAAAGCTCGCTTCTCAACGAGGTGAGGAATGA
- a CDS encoding ATP-binding protein has product MKTEKLTGFSWLKWFVLVSAVFGVLLLYLLSEATGNTSLFAQNYPRLLAIGAGVALILVFLILVQLLLFYKKIKAKVFGSKLTLKLLMIFILMAIIPGTLVYGVSVKFLSNSIESWFDVNVDKALTAGLDLGRTTYDTLLNDLTQKAETMAQQLSEASIIDEGTMLYHLREQSGVQEATLFSKTGAVLSFASAQSDTLVPEALPTSSNMMHQIRTQRPYKMVESRPGKGQFLRVVVPVNTLSFEENLKALQVIQPISKELAQEADSVEAAYRGYQELLLARAGLKRIYALNLSLVLLLSMLSAIISAFIISEKISAPLGLLAEITKVIGLGDYSRKIPVISNDELGMLSQSFNTMTEKLKDTSEARERAQEKLTEAKQYQENILSNLSTGVIVLDERLVLKSANVSANEILGIRLIRVRHVALQEWGHFISELTDLSQYIEQRFAEAMDFTWDGDIDVKTKGGMKKIHFRGSRLPGGNNSDYVLVFDDITKMVQAQRDAAWAEVARRLAHEIKNPLTPIQLSAERLRLKLSEKLPPTEQELLNKSITTIVNQVDALKNMVNDFSEYARSSATKISLVNINDLILEIMGLYESNGEQITLNLTHHLPLIKGDPQRLRQVIHNLLQNALDALQDHHQAKVTIMTNLHENKVVLCVSDNGPGFSEEFLTRIFEPYVTTKVKGTGLGLAIVKKIIEEHQGSIEAGNLDSGGAVVNISFPMAEKV; this is encoded by the coding sequence GTGAAAACAGAAAAATTAACCGGTTTTTCTTGGTTAAAATGGTTTGTATTAGTTTCTGCGGTGTTTGGCGTCCTCCTGCTTTATTTATTGTCTGAGGCCACAGGAAACACTTCCCTTTTTGCACAAAATTATCCCCGATTGTTAGCAATCGGTGCTGGTGTTGCACTGATACTGGTTTTTTTAATCCTCGTCCAGTTATTGCTGTTTTATAAAAAAATTAAAGCAAAAGTATTTGGATCAAAGTTAACTTTAAAGCTATTAATGATATTTATATTAATGGCAATTATTCCAGGGACCTTGGTTTATGGGGTATCTGTTAAGTTTTTATCTAATAGTATCGAATCATGGTTTGATGTCAATGTAGATAAAGCTCTGACCGCTGGGTTAGATTTAGGGAGAACCACTTATGACACTCTTCTGAATGATTTAACTCAAAAAGCAGAAACTATGGCGCAGCAGTTATCTGAAGCATCGATTATCGATGAAGGAACAATGCTCTATCATCTGCGTGAGCAATCAGGGGTCCAAGAAGCTACTTTATTTTCAAAAACAGGAGCGGTCTTGTCCTTTGCTAGCGCACAAAGTGACACCTTGGTCCCAGAAGCATTACCCACAAGCAGTAATATGATGCATCAAATAAGAACTCAACGACCTTATAAAATGGTAGAAAGCCGTCCTGGAAAGGGTCAGTTTCTGAGGGTGGTGGTTCCTGTGAATACCCTCTCCTTTGAAGAGAACTTAAAGGCCTTACAAGTAATTCAACCTATTTCAAAGGAGTTGGCGCAGGAAGCCGACAGTGTGGAAGCTGCTTATCGCGGTTACCAGGAGTTACTGTTAGCAAGGGCTGGATTAAAGAGAATCTATGCTTTAAATTTGTCTTTAGTATTGTTATTGAGTATGTTGAGTGCCATTATTTCAGCATTTATTATTTCAGAAAAAATCAGTGCACCCTTAGGGCTCCTTGCAGAAATCACAAAAGTCATTGGTCTAGGGGATTATAGTAGAAAAATTCCCGTTATTAGTAATGACGAGCTGGGTATGCTTAGCCAATCTTTTAACACTATGACAGAGAAGTTAAAGGATACCTCTGAGGCCAGAGAACGAGCCCAAGAGAAATTAACAGAAGCCAAACAGTATCAGGAAAATATTCTTTCTAATTTATCTACGGGAGTCATTGTTCTCGATGAACGTTTAGTGCTAAAGAGCGCTAACGTTAGCGCAAATGAGATCCTTGGGATACGTCTAATTAGAGTTCGTCATGTCGCTCTTCAAGAATGGGGTCACTTTATTTCAGAGCTAACGGATTTGAGTCAGTATATCGAACAGCGCTTTGCAGAGGCCATGGATTTTACATGGGATGGAGACATTGATGTTAAAACCAAAGGTGGGATGAAAAAAATTCACTTTAGAGGATCGCGCTTACCAGGTGGCAACAATAGTGATTATGTTTTAGTCTTTGATGATATTACAAAAATGGTTCAAGCTCAGCGTGATGCGGCATGGGCTGAGGTAGCAAGACGGTTAGCCCATGAAATCAAAAACCCGCTAACACCGATTCAATTGTCCGCAGAACGATTAAGGTTAAAGTTATCAGAAAAGCTTCCGCCTACAGAACAAGAGCTATTAAATAAGAGTATTACTACCATTGTTAACCAAGTAGATGCTTTGAAAAATATGGTGAATGATTTTAGTGAATACGCAAGATCCTCAGCCACTAAAATTAGTTTGGTCAATATCAACGATCTTATTCTAGAGATTATGGGGTTATATGAATCAAACGGAGAACAAATTACATTGAACTTAACTCATCATTTACCCTTAATCAAAGGTGATCCCCAGCGCTTAAGACAGGTGATTCATAATCTATTACAAAATGCGTTAGATGCACTACAAGACCATCATCAGGCGAAAGTAACAATCATGACAAATTTACACGAAAACAAAGTAGTCCTGTGTGTTAGTGACAATGGCCCTGGTTTTTCCGAAGAATTTTTAACTAGGATATTCGAGCCATATGTCACAACTAAAGTCAAAGGAACGGGTCTTGGTTTGGCTATTGTTAAGAAAATAATAGAAGAGCACCAAGGTAGTATAGAGGCTGGAAATTTAGATAGTGGAGGAGCTGTGGTCAATATCAGTTTCCCTATGGCGGAGAAAGTGTGA